One genomic window of Monodelphis domestica isolate mMonDom1 chromosome 1, mMonDom1.pri, whole genome shotgun sequence includes the following:
- the TMEM229B gene encoding transmembrane protein 229B — protein MASAEPLTALSRWYLYAIHGYFCEVMFTAAWEFVVNFNWKFPGVTSVWALFIYGTSILIVEKMYLRLRGRCHILVRCLIYTLWTYLWEFTTGYILRQFNACPWDYSQFDFDFMGLITLEYAVPWFCGALIMEQFIIRNTLRLRFEQHAEPSGPMASLALANGHVKTD, from the coding sequence ATGGCCTCTGCAGAGCCCCTGACGGCGCTGTCTCGCTGGTACCTCTACGCCATCCATGGCTATTTCTGCGAGGTGATGTTCACGGCTGCCTGGGAGTTTGTGGTGAACTTTAATTGGAAATTTCCAGGTGTCACCAGTGTCTGGGCCCTCTTCATCTACGGCACCTCGATCCTCATAGTGGAGAAGATGTACCTGCGTTTGCGAGGTCGTTGTCACATCCTGGTCCGCTGCCTCATCTACACCCTCTGGACCTACCTGTGGGAGTTTACCACGGGATATATCCTTCGTCAGTTTAATGCCTGCCCCTGGGACTACTCCCAGTTTGACTTTGACTTCATGGGTCTCATCACCCTGGAGTACGCCGTGCCCTGGTTCTGTGGCGCCCTCATCATGGAGCAGTTTATCATCCGCAACACGCTCCGTCTTCGCTTTGAACAGCACGCCGAGCCCAGTGGACCAATGGCCTCCCTGGCCCTGGCCAATGGTCATGTCAAGACGGACTGA